A single region of the Mycobacterium avium subsp. avium genome encodes:
- a CDS encoding thiolase family protein, whose product MGTPVIVGAVRTAIGRSFKGTLVNTPPETLITAVLPEVIRRSGVDPAAIDDIIFAESHYGGGDLARYAAAATGLEDIPGQSVNRHCAGSLTAIGNAAAQIGSGMERVLIAGGVQSLSMTPLVNWRIPGPELKFEERWMPPTHVEAPDAPTRDMSITVGWNTAKTVGITREEMDAWAARSHQRAIAAIDAGKFVDEILPLKITQADGSVTEFAVDEHPRRDTTVEKLAGLKVLHPEIEGFSITAGNSSGTNDAAAAVALVDREYAEAEKLNVMGTVRAWAAAGVPPRDCGLGAVKVIGKVLQRAGLSPDDVALWEINEAFASVPIAACREYGLDEEKVNFSGSGCSLGHPIAASGARMVTTLTYELARRGGGIGVAAMCAGGGQGGAVVIEV is encoded by the coding sequence ATGGGTACACCCGTAATCGTCGGAGCCGTTCGAACGGCGATCGGCCGTTCCTTCAAGGGGACGCTCGTCAACACCCCGCCCGAGACGCTGATCACCGCGGTGCTTCCCGAGGTGATACGTCGCTCCGGTGTCGACCCCGCCGCGATAGACGACATCATCTTCGCCGAATCCCATTACGGCGGTGGCGATCTCGCGCGTTACGCGGCGGCAGCCACCGGCCTGGAGGACATTCCCGGCCAGTCGGTGAACCGGCACTGCGCGGGCAGCCTCACCGCGATCGGCAACGCCGCGGCCCAGATCGGATCCGGCATGGAGCGGGTGCTGATCGCCGGCGGCGTGCAGTCGTTGTCGATGACGCCGCTGGTCAACTGGCGCATCCCGGGCCCCGAGCTCAAGTTCGAGGAACGCTGGATGCCGCCGACCCACGTCGAGGCGCCGGACGCGCCCACCCGGGACATGTCCATCACCGTCGGCTGGAACACCGCCAAGACGGTCGGCATCACCCGCGAGGAAATGGACGCCTGGGCGGCCCGCTCGCACCAGCGCGCCATCGCGGCCATCGACGCCGGCAAGTTCGTCGACGAGATCCTGCCACTCAAGATCACCCAGGCGGACGGTTCGGTCACCGAGTTCGCCGTCGACGAGCATCCGCGCCGCGACACCACGGTCGAGAAGCTCGCCGGCCTGAAGGTGTTGCACCCCGAAATCGAGGGCTTCTCGATCACCGCGGGCAACAGCAGCGGCACCAACGACGCCGCCGCGGCGGTCGCGCTGGTCGACCGGGAGTACGCCGAAGCCGAAAAGCTCAATGTGATGGGCACGGTGCGGGCGTGGGCCGCCGCGGGCGTGCCGCCGCGCGACTGTGGCCTGGGCGCGGTCAAGGTGATCGGCAAGGTCCTGCAGCGGGCCGGGTTGTCGCCCGACGACGTGGCGCTGTGGGAGATCAACGAGGCGTTCGCGTCCGTGCCCATCGCGGCGTGCCGGGAATACGGTCTCGATGAGGAGAAGGTGAACTTCTCCGGCAGCGGCTGCAGCCTCGGCCACCCCATCGCGGCCTCCGGCGCACGCATGGTGACCACGTTGACCTACGAATTGGCCCGCCGCGGTGGCGGTATCGGCGTGGCGGCGATGTGCGCCGGTGGCGGCCAGGGCGGCGCGGTCGTCATCGAGGTCTAG
- a CDS encoding DMT family transporter, with the protein MGRTDIATVLAVAAALMVGAGDVAQQQSAQQVTDQPVGTVALFRRLLRDRRWWTGSLVAAGGFGFQAAALGFGSVVLVQALLVTSLLFALLISARVNRRRITGRQAVWALLLAAAVAVVVTVGDPQEGTPRGSLQTWTIVALVMGPALIGCVLGARLYPGPVAALLLGLMSGSLWGLFAVLTKGVVDQLDRGIPALLRTPELYVWVLLAIAATAWEQSAFRAGPLTASLPAVTVAEPIIGSVLGVTVLGETLRTNGIGLLALGISVAVMAAATVALARSQAASAPTADEIPPFSTEKT; encoded by the coding sequence GTGGGCAGAACGGACATCGCGACGGTGCTCGCGGTCGCGGCCGCCCTCATGGTGGGTGCGGGCGACGTCGCCCAACAGCAATCGGCTCAGCAGGTCACGGATCAACCGGTCGGCACCGTCGCGCTGTTTCGCCGACTGCTGCGGGACCGGCGCTGGTGGACCGGAAGCCTGGTGGCCGCCGGCGGATTCGGCTTTCAGGCCGCAGCGCTGGGTTTCGGCTCGGTGGTATTGGTGCAGGCGCTGTTGGTGACGTCGTTGCTGTTCGCCCTGCTGATCAGCGCGCGGGTGAACCGCCGCAGAATCACTGGGCGGCAAGCGGTTTGGGCGCTACTGCTGGCCGCCGCCGTCGCGGTGGTGGTCACGGTGGGCGACCCGCAGGAGGGAACCCCGCGGGGATCGCTGCAGACGTGGACGATCGTGGCACTGGTCATGGGGCCGGCGCTGATTGGGTGCGTGCTCGGCGCACGCCTGTATCCCGGCCCGGTCGCCGCGTTGTTGCTCGGCCTGATGTCCGGTTCGCTGTGGGGCCTGTTTGCGGTGCTGACCAAGGGCGTGGTCGACCAACTCGACCGCGGCATCCCGGCATTGCTGCGCACACCCGAGCTGTATGTGTGGGTGCTGCTGGCCATCGCGGCCACCGCCTGGGAGCAGTCGGCGTTCCGGGCCGGCCCGCTGACGGCGTCGCTTCCGGCGGTGACCGTCGCCGAGCCGATCATCGGGTCGGTGCTCGGCGTCACCGTGCTCGGTGAAACGTTGCGGACCAACGGCATTGGCCTGTTGGCACTGGGCATCTCGGTGGCGGTGATGGCGGCCGCGACGGTGGCGCTGGCCCGCAGCCAGGCCGCATCGGCCCCAACAGCTGACGAAATTCCGCCGTTCTCAACGGAAAAGACGTGA
- a CDS encoding sensor domain-containing protein, producing MRRLAATLAAAGMLVAGCGAGNHGAASSSTATGSTASPKTPLARGALPDLMLSPNDIDTALGVTGTTSDPPFTALGEDPVRRTDYTFPAECKYTTHAGLASEYAGSGSTAVYGYHDLAPTPAGANQLESPEVYQFVVLFPSPEQASAFLSASSARWPACANRQDTVPADGTNPELRWKVGPVTNANGMLSSQVTVTVNGNGVNVTMPCQRALTARNNIVIDVDACRKDVGDLGIDIAKQIAGKVDKQ from the coding sequence GTGCGCCGATTAGCCGCAACACTCGCCGCCGCCGGAATGCTCGTCGCCGGCTGCGGCGCCGGCAATCACGGCGCCGCCTCCTCGTCGACGGCCACCGGCAGCACGGCCTCACCCAAGACGCCGCTGGCTCGGGGCGCGCTGCCCGACCTGATGCTCAGCCCCAACGACATCGACACCGCGCTGGGCGTGACCGGGACGACGAGCGATCCCCCGTTCACCGCCCTCGGAGAAGACCCCGTCCGGCGCACCGATTACACATTCCCCGCCGAATGCAAATACACCACGCACGCCGGCCTGGCATCCGAATACGCCGGCAGCGGCAGCACCGCGGTCTACGGCTACCACGATCTGGCGCCCACCCCCGCGGGCGCCAATCAACTGGAAAGCCCTGAGGTGTACCAATTTGTCGTGCTGTTTCCCTCCCCCGAGCAGGCGAGCGCCTTCCTGTCCGCCTCGTCTGCGCGTTGGCCCGCGTGCGCCAATCGCCAGGACACGGTTCCCGCCGACGGCACCAACCCGGAACTGCGTTGGAAGGTGGGGCCGGTAACCAACGCCAACGGGATGCTGAGCAGCCAGGTGACCGTGACCGTCAACGGCAACGGCGTGAACGTGACGATGCCCTGTCAGCGTGCGCTGACCGCCCGCAACAACATCGTCATCGACGTCGACGCGTGCCGCAAAGATGTCGGCGACCTCGGCATCGACATTGCCAAACAGATCGCCGGAAAGGTCGACAAACAGTAG
- the htpG gene encoding molecular chaperone HtpG, whose protein sequence is MNARVEQLEFQAEARQLLDLMVHSVYSNKDSFLRELISNASDALDKLRLEAFRNKDLDVDTSDLHIQIEVDKDARTLTIRDNGIGMTRAEVVDLIGTLAKSGTAELRQQLREAKNAQNEAASEELIGQFGIGFYSSFMVADKVELLTRKAGESEATKWESSGEGTYTIESVENAPQGTSVTLHLKPEDTEDELHDYTSEFKIKSLVKKYSDFIAWPIRMEVERRTPATEEGGEETVTREVETLNSMKALWARPKDEVSEEEYKEFYKHIAHAWDDPLEVIAMKAEGTFEYQALLFIPSHAPFDLFNRDAHTGIQLYVKRVFIMGDCDQLMPEYLRFVKGVVDAQDMSLNVSREILQQDRQIKAIRRRLTKKVLSTIKELQSERPDDYRTFWTQFGRVVKEGLLSDFDNQETLLQLCSFASTHSEEEATTLAQYVERMKEGQTQIFYATGETRQQILKSPHLEAFKAKGYEVLLLTDPVDEVWVGTVTEFDGKPLQSIAKGEVDLSAEGEESQAEREEQQKEFADLLAWLKDTLSDHVKEVRLSNRLTDSPACLITDAFGITPALARLYRASGQDIPVGKRILELNPKHPLVTGLRQAHQDRADDPSVAETAELLYGTALLAEGGALDDPARFAEILADRLARTL, encoded by the coding sequence ATGAACGCGCGCGTCGAGCAGTTGGAGTTTCAAGCCGAGGCTCGGCAACTGCTGGATCTGATGGTCCACTCCGTCTACTCCAACAAGGACTCGTTCCTGCGGGAGTTGATCTCGAACGCTTCCGACGCACTGGACAAGCTGCGGCTGGAAGCCTTCCGCAACAAGGACCTCGACGTCGACACCTCCGACCTGCACATCCAGATCGAGGTGGACAAGGATGCGCGCACCCTGACCATCCGCGACAACGGCATCGGCATGACCCGCGCCGAGGTGGTCGACCTGATCGGCACCCTGGCCAAGTCGGGCACCGCCGAACTGCGCCAACAACTCCGCGAAGCCAAGAACGCCCAGAACGAAGCCGCCTCAGAGGAACTCATCGGCCAGTTCGGCATCGGCTTCTACTCCAGCTTCATGGTGGCCGACAAGGTCGAACTGCTCACCCGCAAGGCCGGCGAGAGCGAGGCCACCAAGTGGGAGTCGAGCGGCGAGGGCACCTACACCATCGAATCGGTCGAGAACGCCCCGCAGGGAACCTCGGTCACCCTGCATCTGAAGCCCGAGGACACCGAGGACGAGCTGCACGACTACACCTCGGAGTTCAAGATCAAGAGCCTGGTCAAGAAGTACTCCGACTTCATCGCCTGGCCCATCCGGATGGAGGTGGAGCGGCGCACGCCGGCCACCGAAGAGGGCGGCGAGGAGACCGTCACCCGGGAGGTCGAGACCCTCAACTCGATGAAGGCCCTGTGGGCCCGGCCCAAGGACGAGGTCTCCGAGGAGGAGTACAAGGAGTTCTACAAGCACATCGCGCACGCCTGGGACGACCCGCTCGAGGTCATCGCGATGAAGGCCGAGGGCACCTTCGAGTACCAGGCGCTGCTGTTCATCCCGTCCCACGCCCCGTTCGACCTGTTCAACCGGGACGCGCACACCGGCATCCAGCTCTACGTCAAGCGGGTGTTCATCATGGGTGACTGCGACCAGCTGATGCCCGAATACCTGCGTTTCGTCAAGGGTGTTGTTGACGCACAGGACATGTCGCTCAACGTGTCCCGCGAGATCCTGCAACAGGACCGGCAGATCAAGGCCATCCGGCGGCGGCTGACCAAGAAGGTTCTGTCCACCATCAAGGAGTTGCAATCCGAGCGGCCCGACGACTACCGGACCTTCTGGACCCAGTTCGGCCGGGTGGTCAAGGAGGGTCTGCTGTCGGACTTCGACAACCAGGAGACGCTGCTGCAGCTCTGCTCCTTCGCCTCGACGCACAGCGAGGAGGAGGCCACCACGCTGGCCCAGTACGTCGAGCGGATGAAGGAAGGGCAGACGCAGATCTTCTACGCCACCGGCGAGACGCGCCAGCAGATCCTCAAGTCGCCGCATCTGGAGGCGTTCAAGGCCAAGGGCTACGAGGTGTTGCTGCTCACCGACCCGGTCGACGAGGTCTGGGTGGGAACCGTCACCGAGTTCGACGGCAAGCCGCTGCAGTCAATCGCCAAGGGCGAGGTGGACCTGAGCGCCGAGGGCGAGGAGAGCCAGGCCGAGCGGGAAGAGCAGCAGAAGGAATTCGCCGATCTGCTCGCCTGGCTGAAGGACACCCTGTCCGACCACGTCAAGGAGGTCCGGCTGTCCAACCGGCTGACCGACTCGCCGGCCTGCCTGATCACCGACGCCTTCGGCATCACACCGGCGCTGGCCCGGCTCTACCGCGCCTCCGGGCAGGACATTCCGGTGGGCAAGCGAATACTGGAACTCAATCCCAAGCACCCACTGGTCACCGGCCTGCGCCAAGCCCACCAGGACCGCGCCGACGATCCGTCCGTCGCCGAGACCGCGGAATTGCTTTACGGCACAGCGCTTCTGGCCGAGGGAGGCGCCCTCGACGACCCGGCCCGGTTCGCCGAGATACTGGCCGACCGGTTGGCCCGCACCCTGTAG
- a CDS encoding NRAMP family divalent metal transporter has translation MSSGGENTRRAEPVEPRGTAVLDSAHLGDIEGAFGRIRVGETEHARTWKTRLLTLLAIVGPGIIVMVGDNDAGGVATYAQAGQNYGYSLLWVLLLLVPVLIVNQEMVVRLGAVTGVGHARLINERFGRGWGWFSVGDLFLLNFLTIVTEFIGISLAAEYIGVSKYVVVPVSAVALVAIMASGSFRRWERAMFIFIAITLLQIPMLLMSHPQWGRAAKSFVVPSISGGVSSDAVLLIIAIVGTTVAPWQLFFQQSNVVDKRITPRFMGYERADTVLGAFVVVIGAAALVMTGDWAARSTDTVGGFTDAGATAHLLGQHRQVLGSIFAIVLMDASIIGAAAVTLATSYAFGDVFGLKHSLHRGFADAKQFYLSYTAMVVVAAAIVLIPGAPLGLITTAVQALAGLLLPSASVFLLLLCNDREVLGPWVNRAWLNWVAGLIVGTLLLLSGILMATTLFPDLNVVAVAGYLTLALIILAAGAAPVLRWLARRQPARPGPRLPARGVDRSTWRMPPLTLLEPVTWSPGTRLAMIALRGYLVVGALLLVVKAIQLSR, from the coding sequence GTGAGCTCAGGCGGCGAGAACACCCGCCGCGCCGAGCCGGTGGAACCCCGGGGCACGGCAGTGCTCGACAGCGCGCATTTGGGCGACATCGAGGGCGCGTTCGGCCGCATCCGGGTCGGCGAGACCGAACACGCCCGAACCTGGAAGACACGGCTGCTGACCCTGCTCGCCATCGTCGGCCCGGGCATCATCGTGATGGTCGGCGACAACGACGCGGGCGGGGTGGCCACCTACGCCCAAGCCGGCCAGAACTACGGCTACTCGCTGCTGTGGGTGTTGCTGCTGCTGGTACCCGTGCTCATCGTCAACCAGGAGATGGTGGTGCGCCTCGGCGCGGTCACCGGGGTGGGGCACGCGCGGCTGATCAACGAGCGCTTCGGCCGGGGCTGGGGCTGGTTCTCGGTCGGCGACCTGTTCTTGCTCAATTTCTTGACCATCGTCACCGAGTTCATCGGCATCAGCCTGGCCGCCGAGTACATCGGCGTCTCGAAATACGTTGTGGTGCCGGTGTCGGCGGTGGCACTGGTAGCGATCATGGCCAGCGGCAGCTTCCGCCGGTGGGAGCGGGCCATGTTCATTTTCATCGCGATCACCCTGCTGCAGATCCCCATGCTGCTGATGTCGCACCCGCAGTGGGGACGCGCCGCGAAGTCCTTTGTGGTGCCCAGCATTTCGGGTGGGGTCAGCTCGGACGCGGTGCTGCTGATCATCGCCATCGTGGGCACCACGGTGGCGCCGTGGCAGTTGTTCTTCCAGCAGTCCAATGTGGTCGACAAGCGCATCACGCCCCGGTTCATGGGTTACGAGCGCGCGGACACCGTGTTGGGCGCGTTCGTCGTGGTGATCGGCGCCGCGGCGCTGGTGATGACCGGTGACTGGGCAGCCCGCTCCACCGACACCGTGGGTGGCTTCACCGACGCCGGCGCGACCGCGCACCTGCTGGGCCAACACCGTCAGGTGCTCGGCTCGATCTTCGCCATCGTGCTGATGGACGCCTCGATCATCGGCGCCGCCGCGGTCACCCTGGCCACCAGCTACGCCTTCGGTGACGTGTTCGGGCTGAAGCATTCGCTGCATCGCGGCTTCGCCGACGCCAAACAGTTCTATCTGTCCTACACCGCGATGGTGGTGGTGGCCGCGGCCATCGTGCTGATCCCGGGCGCTCCGCTGGGGTTGATCACCACCGCGGTGCAGGCCCTCGCCGGTCTGCTGCTGCCCAGCGCCAGCGTCTTTCTGCTGTTGCTGTGCAATGACCGAGAAGTGTTGGGGCCGTGGGTCAATCGCGCCTGGCTGAACTGGGTCGCCGGATTGATCGTCGGCACTTTGCTGCTGCTGTCCGGGATCTTGATGGCCACCACCTTGTTCCCCGACCTCAACGTCGTCGCCGTCGCCGGCTATCTGACGCTGGCGTTGATCATCCTGGCGGCCGGTGCGGCCCCGGTGCTGCGCTGGCTGGCCCGTCGTCAGCCCGCGCGACCCGGCCCGCGGCTTCCGGCGCGCGGCGTCGACCGCAGCACCTGGCGGATGCCGCCGCTGACGCTGCTCGAGCCGGTCACCTGGTCGCCCGGAACCCGGCTGGCGATGATCGCCCTGCGCGGCTACCTGGTCGTCGGCGCGTTGCTGCTGGTGGTCAAGGCGATTCAGCTCAGCCGCTGA
- a CDS encoding bleomycin resistance protein, translated as MQFTSVSPIVPVRDLDVALDRYRRLGFDARAYQGPERYGFADRGSVSIHLTEWDEHDPSCTAASVYFYVSDADALYAEWAALDNLGGRLLAPHDTPYGLREFAYVDPDGTAHRVGSPRS; from the coding sequence GTGCAGTTCACCTCGGTATCGCCGATCGTCCCGGTCCGAGACCTCGATGTCGCCCTGGACCGCTATCGCCGGCTCGGATTCGACGCGCGGGCATACCAGGGCCCCGAGCGGTACGGTTTCGCCGACCGCGGATCGGTGTCGATCCACCTGACCGAATGGGACGAGCACGACCCGTCGTGCACGGCCGCCAGCGTCTACTTCTACGTCAGTGACGCCGACGCCCTGTATGCGGAGTGGGCGGCGTTGGACAACCTCGGCGGGCGCCTGTTGGCTCCGCACGACACACCGTACGGTTTGCGCGAATTCGCCTACGTGGACCCCGACGGCACCGCGCACCGGGTCGGCTCGCCGCGCAGCTGA
- a CDS encoding TIGR03617 family F420-dependent LLM class oxidoreductase: MHVDAMTVPQPLGQIGDLARRTQSAGFSGLLFTETGRTAYLNAAVASQAAPGLELSTGVAVAFPRSPFVTAAVAWELQEATKGRFRLGLGTQVRTHVVRRYGAAFERPGPRLRDYLLAVKACFAAFRSGTLEHHGDFYDLDFITPQWSPGPIDAPDPKVDIAAVNPWMLRMAGEVADGVHVHPIGEPGYLARHVLPTVAEGAAKAGRSPSDIAIIVPVMTIVGDSDEERDQQREAVRASMAFYGSTPNYAFIWDEAGFEGTTARIREKQKAGDYAGMAAQVSDDHIAVFATESTWDGLADALIEKYSGTATRLVMYNSAADPERFERYGEVARRIQHAVSG, encoded by the coding sequence ATGCACGTCGACGCGATGACCGTTCCGCAGCCGCTCGGCCAGATCGGCGACCTGGCCCGGCGAACCCAATCCGCCGGGTTCTCCGGGCTGTTGTTCACCGAGACGGGCCGCACCGCCTACCTGAACGCCGCCGTGGCGTCGCAGGCCGCGCCCGGGCTCGAGCTGTCCACCGGCGTCGCGGTGGCATTCCCGCGCAGCCCCTTCGTCACCGCCGCGGTGGCGTGGGAACTGCAGGAAGCCACCAAGGGCCGCTTCCGGCTGGGGTTGGGTACCCAGGTGCGTACCCACGTGGTCCGGCGCTACGGCGCGGCCTTCGAGCGGCCCGGCCCCCGGCTGCGCGACTACCTGCTCGCCGTCAAGGCGTGCTTCGCGGCGTTTCGGTCCGGCACGCTCGAGCACCACGGCGACTTCTACGACCTCGACTTCATCACCCCGCAGTGGAGCCCGGGACCCATCGACGCGCCCGACCCCAAAGTCGATATCGCGGCGGTGAATCCGTGGATGCTGCGGATGGCGGGCGAAGTGGCCGACGGCGTGCACGTCCATCCGATCGGCGAACCGGGCTACCTCGCCCGTCACGTCCTGCCGACGGTCGCCGAGGGCGCGGCCAAGGCGGGACGCTCACCGTCGGACATCGCGATCATCGTGCCGGTAATGACGATCGTCGGGGACAGCGACGAGGAGCGCGACCAACAGCGCGAAGCCGTGCGGGCCAGCATGGCCTTCTACGGCAGCACGCCGAACTACGCGTTCATCTGGGACGAAGCCGGGTTCGAGGGCACCACCGCCCGCATCCGCGAGAAGCAGAAGGCCGGCGACTACGCCGGGATGGCCGCCCAGGTCAGCGACGACCACATCGCCGTCTTCGCCACCGAGTCGACGTGGGACGGGTTGGCCGACGCGCTGATCGAGAAATACTCCGGCACCGCAACACGTCTGGTCATGTACAACTCGGCGGCTGACCCGGAGCGCTTCGAGCGGTACGGCGAGGTGGCCCGCCGGATACAGCACGCGGTCAGCGGCTGA
- a CDS encoding DoxX family protein: MTTRSAAARDATELAAYRVAAMLLGVGTLHFLAPKPFDSIIPAELPGSPRLYTYGSGVAELTVGALLVPRRTRRAAALAAAILFVGVFPGNLNMVRLWWDKPWPMRIAALARLPLQIPMITTALRIRRNS, translated from the coding sequence ATGACAACCAGATCAGCCGCTGCCCGTGACGCCACCGAGCTGGCGGCCTACCGCGTCGCGGCCATGCTGCTCGGGGTGGGCACCCTGCACTTCCTGGCGCCCAAACCGTTCGACTCCATCATTCCCGCCGAACTGCCCGGCAGCCCAAGGCTCTACACCTACGGCTCGGGGGTGGCCGAGCTGACGGTCGGGGCGCTGCTGGTGCCGCGACGCACCCGACGGGCCGCCGCGCTGGCCGCCGCGATCCTGTTCGTCGGCGTCTTTCCGGGCAACCTGAACATGGTCCGGTTGTGGTGGGACAAGCCGTGGCCGATGCGGATCGCCGCGCTGGCCCGGCTGCCGCTGCAGATTCCGATGATCACCACGGCGCTCAGGATTCGGCGCAACAGCTGA
- a CDS encoding magnesium transporter MgtE N-terminal domain-containing protein encodes MGTSEDKAPGQPVIHLSQLLRAPVLARSGETVGRVEDVIVRLRGADEYPLVTGIVAGVGGRRVFVGDKSIHEYSADRVLLTKNKIDLRGFERREGEVLLRTDVLGHRLIDVATVELVRAYDIELEQTAAGWMVARLDTRRPPRLFGLIKHSGGHASRDWKAFEPLIGHARSDAVRRLSDRFGELKAAEIADLLEEADKAEGGEILDRVHSDPELEADVFEELDPEKASRLLDEMPDDEVAALLGRMRADDAADAIVDLRQSRRRRVLDLMPAPQRTKVITLMGFNPESAGGLMNVDSVSCAASATAAEALALIASSHSIQPEALIKVHVLDEDRRLDGVVSVITLLQVDPSETLERLMDSDPVRVNADADLTDIALLMADFNLYSIPVVDEQDHLLGVVTVDDVLEATIPEDWRRREPAPRPIREITTAEDRPLPGGNAP; translated from the coding sequence GTGGGCACATCGGAGGACAAGGCCCCCGGGCAGCCGGTCATCCATCTCTCGCAACTGCTGCGGGCGCCGGTGCTGGCGCGCTCGGGCGAAACGGTGGGCCGGGTCGAGGACGTGATCGTGCGGCTGCGCGGAGCCGACGAGTACCCGCTGGTGACCGGGATCGTGGCCGGCGTCGGCGGGCGGCGGGTGTTCGTCGGCGACAAATCGATTCACGAATACTCCGCGGATCGAGTCCTGTTGACCAAGAACAAGATTGACCTTCGCGGCTTCGAACGCCGGGAAGGCGAGGTGTTGTTGCGCACCGACGTGTTGGGCCACCGGCTGATCGACGTGGCCACCGTCGAGCTGGTGCGCGCCTACGACATCGAACTCGAGCAGACCGCCGCCGGCTGGATGGTCGCCCGGCTGGACACCCGCCGTCCGCCCCGGTTGTTCGGGCTGATCAAGCACTCCGGGGGCCACGCGTCGCGCGACTGGAAGGCGTTCGAGCCGCTGATCGGCCACGCCCGCTCCGATGCGGTGCGCCGGCTTTCGGACCGGTTCGGCGAGCTCAAGGCCGCCGAGATCGCGGACCTGCTGGAAGAAGCCGACAAGGCCGAGGGCGGCGAGATCCTGGACCGGGTGCACAGCGACCCCGAACTGGAAGCCGACGTCTTCGAAGAGCTGGACCCGGAGAAGGCCAGCCGGCTGCTCGACGAGATGCCCGATGACGAGGTCGCCGCGTTGCTGGGGCGGATGCGCGCCGACGACGCCGCCGACGCGATCGTCGATCTGCGCCAGTCGCGGCGCCGCCGCGTGCTCGACCTGATGCCCGCCCCGCAACGCACCAAGGTCATCACGTTGATGGGTTTCAACCCCGAAAGCGCCGGCGGGCTGATGAACGTCGACTCGGTCTCCTGCGCGGCCAGCGCCACGGCGGCCGAGGCGCTGGCGTTGATCGCCTCCTCGCACAGCATTCAGCCCGAGGCGCTGATCAAGGTGCACGTGCTCGACGAGGACCGCCGGCTCGACGGCGTCGTTTCGGTGATCACCCTGCTACAGGTCGATCCCTCCGAAACCCTTGAGCGGCTGATGGATTCCGATCCGGTGCGGGTCAACGCCGACGCCGACCTGACCGACATCGCGTTGCTGATGGCCGATTTCAACCTCTACTCGATCCCCGTCGTCGACGAGCAGGACCACCTGCTCGGCGTGGTGACCGTCGACGACGTGCTGGAGGCCACCATCCCCGAAGACTGGCGCCGCCGAGAGCCCGCGCCCCGCCCGATTCGCGAAATCACCACCGCTGAGGACCGCCCGCTGCCCGGAGGTAACGCACCGTGA
- a CDS encoding 3'(2'),5'-bisphosphate nucleotidase CysQ codes for MNDHELAARLATEAGRLLLGVRDEFADAPASERKAAGDKRSHDFLIEALAAERPGDAVLSEEGADDPVRLRSERVWIVDPLDGTREFSELGRDDWAVHVALWEAGELVAGAVALPAQGVTFATPEVASPPVAPGKPRIVVSRTRPPAIALNVRDALDGVLVEMGSAGAKVASVVQGLSDVYVHAGGQFEWDSAAPVAVARAAGLHTSRIDGSTLAYNQPDPKLPDLVVCRPELADAVLAVTR; via the coding sequence ATGAATGACCATGAGCTGGCCGCGCGGTTGGCCACCGAGGCCGGTCGGCTGCTGCTGGGGGTTCGGGACGAGTTCGCCGACGCTCCGGCAAGCGAGCGGAAAGCGGCGGGGGACAAGCGATCCCACGATTTTCTGATCGAGGCGCTGGCTGCCGAACGGCCCGGCGATGCGGTGCTGTCCGAGGAAGGCGCCGACGACCCGGTGCGATTGCGCTCCGAGCGGGTCTGGATCGTCGACCCGCTGGACGGCACGCGGGAGTTCTCCGAGCTCGGCCGCGACGACTGGGCGGTGCACGTCGCGCTCTGGGAGGCCGGCGAGCTGGTGGCCGGCGCGGTGGCACTGCCGGCGCAGGGCGTCACGTTCGCGACCCCCGAGGTCGCGTCACCCCCCGTCGCGCCGGGCAAGCCGCGCATCGTGGTGTCGCGCACCCGCCCGCCCGCCATCGCGTTGAACGTGCGGGACGCGTTGGACGGTGTTCTGGTGGAAATGGGTTCGGCCGGCGCCAAAGTGGCCTCGGTCGTCCAAGGGCTCTCCGACGTGTACGTGCACGCCGGCGGCCAGTTCGAATGGGACTCGGCCGCGCCCGTTGCGGTGGCGCGGGCCGCCGGATTGCACACGTCGCGCATCGACGGGTCGACGCTGGCCTACAACCAACCCGACCCGAAGCTGCCCGATCTGGTGGTCTGCCGTCCCGAGCTGGCCGACGCCGTCCTCGCGGTCACCCGCTGA